The Desulfohalovibrio reitneri genome contains a region encoding:
- a CDS encoding adenylyl-sulfate kinase produces the protein MSRGRGWAAWFTGLPGCGKSSAAGAVAQALRKRGMDVAYLAMDEKRKQYVPNPKYTEEERERAYAMFVDEAAFLVRGGKGVVVDATAHRRAWRDRARRVIPVFCEVQLRCSLETAMERESARPEGKVMADLYAKALERKRTGREVEGLGPVPGVDEPYEENPDAELVIDAENQDRREVRARALSFISLWLLDALS, from the coding sequence GTGAGCCGGGGCAGGGGCTGGGCCGCCTGGTTCACCGGGCTGCCCGGCTGCGGCAAGTCCAGCGCGGCCGGGGCCGTGGCTCAGGCGTTGCGCAAGCGCGGCATGGACGTGGCCTACCTGGCCATGGACGAAAAGCGGAAGCAGTACGTGCCCAACCCCAAATACACCGAAGAGGAGCGCGAGCGGGCCTACGCCATGTTCGTGGACGAGGCCGCCTTCCTGGTGCGCGGGGGCAAAGGGGTGGTCGTGGACGCCACCGCCCACCGCCGCGCCTGGCGAGACCGGGCCCGGCGGGTCATCCCCGTCTTCTGCGAGGTCCAACTGCGCTGCTCCCTGGAGACGGCCATGGAACGGGAGTCCGCCCGGCCCGAAGGCAAGGTCATGGCCGACCTCTACGCCAAGGCGCTGGAGCGCAAGCGCACCGGCCGCGAGGTGGAGGGCCTGGGCCCTGTGCCCGGCGTTGACGAGCCGTACGAGGAGAACCCGGACGCGGAGCTGGTCATCGACGCCGAGAACCAGGACCGGCGCGAGGTTCGCGCCCGCGCCCTGTCCTTCATCTCCCTGTGGCTTCTGGACGCCCTGTCCTGA
- a CDS encoding phosphotransferase family protein, translating to MIDLGPERLQAFVQKAFGQGATLLDYGDIGSLDKQGIKKFGYGKPVRFKLRLADGTERQAVLSVMKGDKYGHQHMWDRASILLFQYETSERLDRHVKPLSVGYVDGRGELHPMERPSEFFLVTEMLPGHDYYQELARIRQGDFRSKDRKRATEFARWLAGIHARKKNDPPLYHRRVRDLLGSSECIMGMVDEAYPHPYAPFPDERFRNLEKALIDWRWFLRDKSHRLSQVHGDFHPWNVLVEDHGFHVLDRSRGEWGEPAGDLASMAVNYLLLALLDKGRLEGPFADLWHRFFESYLAESGDTEVLSVIAPFFVFRCLVVASPEWYPDHPEEVRAALLHFMERVLAAERFDFTDTGRYLP from the coding sequence ATGATCGATCTCGGACCCGAGCGTTTGCAGGCCTTTGTCCAGAAGGCCTTCGGCCAGGGCGCCACACTGCTGGACTACGGCGACATCGGCTCCCTGGACAAACAGGGCATCAAGAAATTCGGCTACGGCAAGCCCGTGCGTTTCAAGCTGCGGCTGGCCGACGGCACGGAGCGGCAGGCCGTCCTGTCCGTGATGAAGGGGGACAAGTACGGCCACCAGCACATGTGGGACCGCGCCTCCATCCTGCTCTTCCAGTACGAGACCTCGGAGCGGCTGGACCGCCACGTGAAGCCCTTGAGCGTGGGATACGTGGACGGCCGCGGCGAGTTGCACCCCATGGAGCGGCCCAGTGAGTTCTTCCTGGTCACGGAAATGCTTCCGGGCCACGACTACTACCAGGAGCTGGCCCGCATCCGGCAGGGCGACTTCCGGTCCAAGGACCGCAAACGCGCCACGGAGTTCGCCCGCTGGCTGGCCGGCATCCACGCCAGGAAGAAGAACGACCCGCCCCTGTACCATCGCCGGGTGCGCGACCTGCTGGGCTCCAGCGAGTGCATCATGGGCATGGTGGACGAAGCCTACCCCCATCCCTACGCACCTTTCCCGGACGAGCGGTTCCGGAACCTGGAAAAGGCCCTCATCGACTGGCGCTGGTTCCTTCGTGACAAGTCCCACCGGCTGAGCCAGGTGCACGGCGACTTTCACCCCTGGAACGTGCTGGTGGAGGACCACGGGTTCCACGTGCTTGATCGGAGCCGGGGCGAATGGGGCGAACCAGCCGGGGATTTAGCCTCCATGGCCGTGAACTACCTGCTGCTGGCCCTGCTGGACAAGGGGCGCCTGGAAGGCCCCTTCGCCGATCTGTGGCACCGCTTCTTCGAGAGCTACCTGGCCGAGAGCGGAGACACCGAGGTGCTGTCCGTCATCGCCCCCTTCTTCGTCTTTCGCTGCCTGGTGGTGGCCTCGCCTGAATGGTACCCGGACCACCCCGAGGAGGTGCGGGCCGCCCTGCTGCACTTCATGGAGCGGGTGCTGGCCGCGGAACGCTTCGACTTCACAGACACAGGGAGATACCTCCCGTGA